In Ruminococcaceae bacterium BL-4, one DNA window encodes the following:
- a CDS encoding membrane protein of unknown function (Evidence 5 : Unknown function) produces the protein MTDVLLFALGTVAYLCFMLLFDRWIWRIVSRNFSGIKKNFFGAICFILEIIPMGSIYQFLFPVRSLRGLSAAGFWVMGFLIYFLISLVVLRLLQKILGAVLHQKERFLTPRFQIYKLAIGAIFSIAICCWGFWALQNATVTSFNVGHEGKEKMRVVALSDLHYSTVGGTLDLKKMVQRINDLNPDLVLFVGDVLDDQADQADKGTFTKEVSSIKSSYGVYAVMGNHEYYYNTPEQMRAFYQGSGVELLCNQTKNIGGKLLLLGRDDYTVGGKSHSRMPISQILKGQHTDLPLLVLDHQPQDYREAEKDGALLQISGHTHNGQIWPGDLIVHSIFKLNYQTPSNGIYRENNFTLAVTRGYGAWGFQMRTTGNAEILCVNVMVP, from the coding sequence TTGACAGATGTGCTTTTGTTTGCTTTAGGAACGGTAGCTTATCTCTGTTTTATGCTGCTGTTCGACCGTTGGATCTGGCGGATTGTCTCGCGGAATTTTTCGGGAATTAAGAAAAATTTTTTTGGGGCTATCTGCTTCATATTGGAAATCATTCCAATGGGCTCTATTTATCAATTTTTATTTCCGGTGCGTTCCCTAAGAGGACTTTCAGCGGCTGGTTTTTGGGTCATGGGATTTTTAATCTATTTTTTGATCAGTCTGGTAGTTCTAAGGCTGCTCCAAAAAATTTTGGGAGCTGTTCTGCATCAGAAAGAACGCTTTTTAACACCGCGTTTTCAAATATATAAACTTGCAATAGGTGCGATTTTTAGCATTGCAATTTGTTGTTGGGGATTCTGGGCATTGCAGAATGCAACGGTTACATCCTTTAATGTTGGTCATGAGGGAAAAGAAAAAATGCGGGTGGTGGCGCTCTCTGATCTTCATTATAGTACAGTGGGCGGTACATTAGATTTGAAAAAGATGGTGCAGCGAATCAATGATCTAAATCCTGATCTCGTGCTTTTTGTTGGAGATGTTTTGGATGATCAAGCCGATCAAGCCGATAAAGGGACTTTTACAAAAGAAGTTTCTTCCATAAAATCCAGTTATGGAGTCTATGCAGTTATGGGAAATCATGAATATTATTATAATACTCCTGAACAGATGAGAGCCTTTTATCAAGGAAGCGGTGTTGAGCTGCTTTGCAATCAAACAAAAAATATTGGGGGAAAACTTCTTCTACTGGGACGTGATGATTATACGGTCGGTGGAAAAAGTCATTCAAGAATGCCCATTTCTCAGATCTTAAAAGGCCAACATACTGATTTACCTCTTTTGGTACTTGATCATCAGCCACAGGATTATCGTGAGGCTGAAAAGGATGGTGCTCTGCTGCAAATTTCGGGGCATACGCATAATGGTCAGATTTGGCCTGGAGATTTGATTGTTCATTCTATTTTTAAACTCAACTACCAAACTCCTTCAAATGGTATTTACCGGGAAAACAATTTTACTCTGGCAGTGACCCGCGGGTATGGTGCATGGGGATTTCAAATGAGAACAACAGGTAATGCAGAAATTCTTTGTGTAAACGTAATGGTGCCATAA
- the gatD gene encoding Lipid II isoglutaminyl synthase (glutamine-hydrolyzing) subunit GatD — translation MKNRKITIGHLLPDLLNLYGDDGNILCLSKRAQWRQIGVEQRDYCLHDSVDFENLDILFIGGGPDREQSLAMDYIHSLRSPISDYIERGGVLLAICGGYQFLGRSYMAADGSKVDGLGLLDLETVNGHGRLIGNLIIKTSLCEMPVVGFENHGGRTSLGPNVNPLGKVLYGKGNNGHDGGEGVLYKNVIGTYLHGPLLSKNPQLCDHLLSTALQNRWGDGALVPLDDTIENNANAYIQQRFLHALKK, via the coding sequence ATGAAAAACCGAAAGATTACGATTGGTCACCTGTTGCCGGATCTTTTAAATCTTTATGGTGATGACGGCAACATTCTCTGCCTCTCCAAACGAGCTCAATGGCGCCAAATTGGGGTGGAACAGCGGGATTATTGCCTGCACGATTCGGTGGATTTTGAAAATTTAGATATCCTTTTTATCGGCGGCGGTCCCGACCGGGAACAGTCCCTTGCAATGGATTATATTCACTCGCTTCGCTCTCCTATTTCTGATTATATTGAACGCGGTGGTGTATTGCTTGCAATCTGCGGCGGCTATCAGTTTCTTGGCCGCTCCTATATGGCCGCTGATGGTTCTAAAGTAGATGGTCTTGGACTTTTGGATTTGGAGACGGTCAATGGCCATGGAAGATTAATCGGCAATTTAATTATTAAAACTTCTCTCTGTGAAATGCCCGTTGTCGGATTCGAAAATCATGGTGGACGTACTTCTCTTGGTCCTAATGTCAATCCGCTGGGAAAAGTACTTTATGGAAAAGGCAATAATGGGCACGATGGCGGCGAAGGCGTTCTTTATAAAAATGTAATTGGCACCTATCTGCATGGCCCACTCTTGAGCAAAAATCCACAGTTGTGCGACCACCTCTTATCTACTGCCCTTCAAAATCGTTGGGGAGACGGCGCACTTGTTCCTTTGGATGATACCATAGAAAACAATGCAAATGCTTATATTCAGCAGCGGTTTTTACACGCTCTGAAAAAATAA
- a CDS encoding putative Lipid II isoglutaminyl synthase (glutamine-hydrolyzing) subunit MurT (Evidence 3 : Putative function from multiple computational evidences) codes for MKWLSVKAARLMTALCRKLGRSGSAWPGAAARAVDPWILKKLAADVTEGIIVVTSTNGKTTVNNLLYRALQSQGKRVVCNAEGANMTNGVIAAFLRMADSHGKVQADWATLEVDELFTRKIVKKVQPTYLLINNLVRDQLDRCGELDTVAATIQKALSFSPKTTVLYDADDPLVTYVAKNCGHPAKSFGLCETLGSYKGKNQGGCFCHYCGTELQYHGEHYGRLGDFYCPNCDFARPIPDYQLKDLTIGFGEQTEFSVNGEMIQSHLPGIYNVYNVLAAYTAAHEAGVSTQKFQEALNHYHPQNGRMEFYQNLKKPLVLNLIKNPDGTNQAISVVLQDPRPKAVIMIINDHDNDGNDPSWLWDTDIDLMASQKESTYYACGIRRNDLQVRMKYGGLQAKLCKTVQEAINDALSGDREVVYILPNYSALAPTKNFLDHLASNEKEGA; via the coding sequence ATGAAATGGCTGTCTGTAAAAGCTGCAAGGCTGATGACCGCGCTTTGCCGAAAACTGGGTCGTTCCGGCAGTGCATGGCCAGGAGCAGCCGCTAGAGCGGTAGACCCATGGATTCTGAAAAAGCTAGCAGCAGATGTGACCGAAGGAATTATCGTCGTCACCTCTACAAACGGAAAAACCACCGTGAATAATCTTCTTTACCGGGCACTCCAATCGCAGGGGAAACGGGTTGTCTGCAATGCAGAAGGAGCCAATATGACAAATGGCGTCATTGCAGCATTTCTGCGCATGGCGGATTCTCATGGAAAGGTACAGGCAGATTGGGCAACTTTAGAGGTGGACGAGCTTTTCACCCGTAAAATTGTCAAAAAAGTGCAGCCAACCTATCTTTTGATCAATAATCTCGTCCGCGATCAGTTGGATCGATGTGGAGAACTGGATACGGTAGCCGCAACCATTCAAAAAGCTCTTTCGTTTTCTCCCAAAACCACGGTGCTCTATGATGCCGACGACCCTTTGGTCACTTATGTTGCTAAAAATTGTGGGCACCCTGCCAAATCCTTTGGGCTCTGCGAAACGCTCGGTTCCTATAAAGGAAAGAATCAGGGCGGTTGTTTTTGCCATTACTGCGGAACTGAATTGCAGTATCACGGCGAACATTATGGCCGTTTAGGGGACTTTTACTGTCCAAACTGCGATTTTGCCCGTCCTATCCCGGATTACCAGCTGAAAGATTTGACGATCGGATTTGGTGAGCAGACTGAATTTTCAGTCAACGGAGAAATGATTCAGAGCCATTTGCCTGGAATTTATAATGTCTATAATGTGCTTGCCGCCTATACAGCCGCCCATGAAGCAGGCGTTTCCACACAAAAGTTCCAGGAAGCACTCAATCATTACCATCCTCAGAATGGGCGAATGGAATTTTATCAGAATCTAAAAAAGCCATTGGTCTTAAACCTGATTAAGAATCCGGATGGTACCAATCAGGCCATTTCTGTTGTTTTGCAGGACCCCCGCCCCAAAGCCGTTATCATGATTATTAACGACCACGATAACGACGGCAATGACCCTTCGTGGTTATGGGATACCGATATCGATTTGATGGCTTCTCAAAAAGAAAGCACCTATTATGCTTGTGGAATTCGGAGAAATGATCTGCAGGTTCGCATGAAATACGGCGGACTGCAGGCAAAGCTCTGCAAGACCGTACAAGAAGCAATTAATGATGCGCTTTCGGGTGACCGAGAGGTCGTCTATATTCTTCCGAATTACTCTGCACTTGCCCCCACCAAAAATTTTCTTGACCATTTGGCATCGAATGAAAAGGAGGGAGCATAA
- a CDS encoding Rod shape-determining protein RodA, with amino-acid sequence MQRQLLNYFKKSDRILWGIMLMITAYGLLLLRTVPTEEGRRLSYFAVQLLAAVTGYFFALLLSLIDYRQLAHFWYVVAALCLFLILLTQLKGQTVTGADGVAAKAWISLPGGLTFQPSELVKIGFLITFGNHLFILKEKGLLTSPLHVILLSVHAMVPIMLVHLQHDDGTAIIFFCMFLFMAFGAGIQLRYFAILAGLMVIAFPIAWTSVLNVYQRKRFLIFLHPETDPLGYGLQQLRGKISIGSGGFFGKGLFQAPRVNSGLVPIQQSDFIFSVAGESLGFVGCMAVIILLALLLTRILKDAEYSTDLLGSSICMGYFGMIFSQMIFNLGMCLNLFPVMGVTLPFFSAGGSSSSCLYFGIGLVQSVVIHRRSSDRLLYTPAN; translated from the coding sequence ATGCAGCGGCAATTACTAAATTACTTTAAAAAATCAGACCGGATCCTCTGGGGGATCATGCTCATGATTACTGCGTATGGGCTGCTGCTCTTGAGGACAGTCCCCACAGAAGAGGGGCGTCGTCTTTCTTATTTTGCGGTTCAGCTTTTAGCAGCAGTAACCGGATATTTTTTTGCGCTTCTTCTCTCTCTGATCGATTATCGACAACTTGCTCATTTTTGGTATGTGGTTGCCGCACTTTGCCTATTTTTGATTCTTTTAACGCAGCTGAAAGGACAAACGGTAACAGGCGCCGACGGAGTTGCCGCCAAAGCATGGATTTCATTGCCGGGAGGTCTGACCTTTCAGCCGAGTGAACTTGTAAAAATCGGCTTTTTAATTACTTTTGGCAATCATCTATTTATTTTAAAAGAAAAGGGGCTGCTCACTTCCCCATTGCACGTGATTCTGCTTTCCGTTCATGCGATGGTTCCTATTATGCTGGTTCATCTGCAGCACGATGATGGCACTGCCATCATTTTTTTCTGCATGTTTTTATTCATGGCATTTGGTGCCGGAATCCAACTGCGGTATTTTGCAATTTTGGCCGGACTTATGGTTATCGCTTTCCCAATCGCATGGACTTCTGTTCTGAATGTCTATCAACGCAAACGTTTTCTAATTTTTCTTCACCCGGAAACAGACCCGCTCGGATATGGATTGCAGCAGCTGCGAGGAAAAATCAGCATCGGCAGTGGAGGCTTTTTCGGAAAAGGTCTTTTTCAAGCTCCCCGCGTCAATTCCGGATTGGTGCCGATTCAGCAAAGTGATTTTATTTTTTCCGTTGCAGGAGAATCTCTTGGATTTGTTGGCTGTATGGCAGTCATCATTCTCCTCGCACTCCTGCTTACCAGAATTTTAAAGGATGCGGAATATTCGACCGATCTTTTGGGCAGCAGTATCTGCATGGGCTACTTTGGAATGATTTTTTCTCAAATGATTTTTAACCTCGGCATGTGTCTCAACCTTTTCCCGGTCATGGGGGTCACCTTGCCGTTCTTCAGCGCAGGAGGTTCCTCATCTTCCTGTCTGTATTTTGGTATTGGGCTGGTACAGAGCGTTGTCATCCACAGACGTTCCAGTGATCGCCTGCTCTACACACCCGCAAATTGA
- the cymR gene encoding Cysteine metabolism repressor: MMISTRGRYALRVMVDLAEHTGEGFVPLKEIAERQEISEKYLESIIAILSRNQYLIGMRGKGGGYKLARAPEKYTIGSILQETEGNLAPVACLSGSQNECSRKGTCRTLPMWEKLDTLVHDFFEGITLKDLIQQQEPQK; the protein is encoded by the coding sequence ATGATGATTTCAACTAGAGGAAGATATGCGCTGCGGGTGATGGTGGATCTGGCGGAGCATACCGGAGAAGGTTTTGTTCCGCTGAAAGAAATTGCTGAGCGACAGGAAATTTCTGAAAAATATTTGGAAAGTATTATTGCAATCCTTTCGAGAAATCAATATTTGATTGGAATGCGTGGAAAAGGCGGCGGCTATAAACTTGCTCGTGCACCTGAAAAATACACGATTGGAAGTATTCTACAGGAAACGGAAGGAAACCTTGCGCCGGTGGCCTGCTTAAGCGGCAGTCAAAATGAATGCAGCCGAAAAGGAACCTGCCGAACGCTTCCTATGTGGGAAAAACTCGATACGCTTGTTCATGATTTCTTTGAAGGAATTACATTAAAAGATTTAATACAACAGCAAGAGCCGCAAAAATAA
- the metY gene encoding O-acetyl-L-homoserine sulfhydrylase yields MSSKNYKFETLQLHVGQEKPDPATDSRAVPIYATTSYVFKDSAQAAGRFGLTEAGNIYSRLMNPTSDVFEKRIAALEGGVGALATATGSAAITYAVQNITKVGDHIVSSSDLYGGTYNLFANTLRDQGLETTFVDPSDPQNFEKAIKQNTKLLYAETLGNPNSNVIDLAAIAQIAHRHGIPFIVDNTFATPYLLRPIEYGADVVVHSATKFIGGHGTTMGGVVVDGGHFDWTQNDKFPGISQPNPSYHGIVFSKACGNAAYITKLRTTIMRDEGATISPFNSFLLLQGLETLSLRVERHVENALKVVDYLKDHPQVERVNHPSLATGREKEVYDSYFPNGAASIFTFEIKGDAEKAKKFTESLELFSLLANVADVKSLVIHPASTTHSQLSEEELLAAGIKPNTIRLSIGTEHIDDILNDLEHGFEAVC; encoded by the coding sequence ATGTCTTCTAAAAACTATAAATTTGAAACTTTGCAGCTTCATGTCGGTCAGGAAAAGCCTGACCCGGCGACCGATTCCAGAGCGGTACCAATTTATGCAACAACCTCTTATGTGTTTAAAGATTCTGCACAAGCGGCCGGAAGATTTGGCTTAACAGAGGCAGGCAATATCTATTCTCGCTTGATGAACCCGACCTCCGATGTGTTTGAAAAGCGCATTGCAGCGCTGGAGGGCGGCGTTGGTGCATTGGCTACGGCGACCGGTTCAGCGGCAATCACCTATGCAGTGCAGAATATCACAAAGGTAGGAGATCATATTGTGTCTTCCTCCGACCTTTATGGAGGAACCTATAATCTTTTTGCAAATACACTGCGTGATCAGGGACTCGAAACCACTTTTGTAGATCCTTCTGATCCGCAAAATTTTGAAAAGGCTATCAAGCAGAATACAAAACTGCTCTACGCGGAAACATTGGGAAATCCCAATTCTAATGTAATTGACCTTGCAGCGATTGCACAGATTGCACACCGTCATGGAATTCCGTTTATCGTAGATAATACGTTTGCGACGCCCTATTTGCTGCGGCCTATCGAATACGGTGCAGATGTTGTTGTGCATTCTGCAACCAAATTTATCGGCGGTCACGGGACTACAATGGGAGGCGTTGTGGTAGACGGCGGACATTTTGACTGGACTCAGAACGACAAGTTTCCGGGAATTTCTCAGCCGAATCCCTCTTATCATGGCATTGTCTTCAGCAAAGCCTGCGGGAATGCAGCTTATATCACAAAACTGCGCACAACGATCATGAGAGATGAGGGAGCGACAATTTCTCCGTTTAATTCCTTCTTGCTTCTGCAAGGCCTCGAAACCCTTTCTCTGCGGGTAGAGCGCCATGTAGAAAATGCACTGAAAGTTGTCGACTATTTAAAGGATCACCCCCAGGTGGAGCGGGTTAACCATCCATCTTTGGCAACCGGACGTGAAAAAGAGGTTTATGATTCTTATTTTCCAAATGGAGCTGCTTCCATCTTTACTTTTGAAATTAAAGGCGATGCTGAAAAAGCAAAAAAATTCACAGAATCGCTTGAACTTTTTTCACTCCTTGCCAATGTCGCCGATGTAAAATCTCTGGTGATCCATCCGGCTTCCACAACGCATAGTCAGCTTTCCGAAGAAGAGCTGCTGGCGGCTGGAATCAAGCCGAATACTATCCGCCTTTCCATTGGCACGGAACATATTGATGATATTTTGAATGACCTTGAGCATGGGTTTGAAGCTGTTTGCTAA
- a CDS encoding PaaI family thioesterase, with protein MKHTPQELLNSFIENRNRTDVDTLNTKMTPRLIAFDEQKQSVKLGFPIREWQLNPLNNIHGGIIATAADSTMGCLPYIFSEGHDGPTIQMSLNYVAPAAAGDELIVEAAVDHLGHRISQTHCTVYSRDTGRVVATAHASFLVSGKSAD; from the coding sequence ATGAAGCATACCCCTCAAGAGCTTCTCAACTCTTTTATCGAAAACCGCAACCGTACTGATGTTGATACACTCAATACAAAGATGACCCCGCGGCTGATTGCCTTTGATGAACAAAAACAAAGTGTTAAACTAGGATTTCCAATTCGGGAATGGCAGCTTAATCCGCTTAATAATATCCATGGCGGCATCATTGCAACCGCAGCCGATTCCACGATGGGCTGCCTGCCTTATATCTTTTCCGAGGGACACGACGGCCCTACCATTCAAATGAGTCTTAACTACGTTGCTCCTGCTGCTGCCGGCGACGAACTCATTGTCGAAGCTGCTGTTGATCATCTGGGACACCGTATCTCCCAGACACACTGCACTGTTTACAGCAGAGACACCGGCAGAGTTGTTGCCACAGCACATGCTTCTTTTCTGGTCAGTGGAAAATCAGCAGACTGA
- a CDS encoding Phenylacetic acid degradation protein PaaD, thioesterase, with product MKLTPRQLLDLYLEGRNQPNIHRIYTMMAPHLVSIDEEKQSLILGFPIRDWQLNDMGNLHGGMIFTAMDSTMGTLAGIFAPGHAGPTIQLSIDYVSPMTAGDELQVEAIIDYTGHRVTQTRGIGRSAKTGKIIASSHASFLSQGRMED from the coding sequence ATGAAACTTACTCCCAGACAATTATTGGATCTATATTTGGAGGGAAGAAATCAGCCGAACATTCACCGGATTTATACCATGATGGCACCACATCTTGTCTCAATAGATGAAGAAAAACAAAGCTTGATTTTGGGCTTTCCCATCCGCGACTGGCAGCTAAACGATATGGGCAATCTTCACGGCGGAATGATTTTTACTGCCATGGATTCCACGATGGGAACTCTTGCCGGTATTTTCGCTCCCGGCCATGCAGGCCCTACAATCCAACTGAGTATTGATTATGTCTCTCCGATGACAGCAGGTGATGAGCTTCAAGTAGAAGCGATCATCGATTATACCGGTCATCGGGTCACACAAACCCGTGGAATCGGCCGCAGCGCCAAGACTGGCAAGATTATCGCTTCCTCCCATGCTTCCTTCTTAAGCCAAGGGCGAATGGAAGATTAA
- the fhs gene encoding Formate--tetrahydrofolate ligase yields the protein MLSDIEIAQQTKMQPIAKIAANLGIHEEELEPYGRYKAKLNQSLFDRLQGKTDGKLVLVTAINPTPAGEGKTTTTAGLGEAMAKIGKNAIIALREPSLGPVFGIKGGAAGGGYAQVVPMEDINLHFTGDMHAITAANNLLCAMLDNHMHQGNQLGIDSRRILITRCMDMNDRALRNVVIGLGGKINGVPREDHFCITVASEVMAIFCLAKDLMDLKERLSKILVAYTFDGKPVYAGDLHAEGAMTALLKDAINPNLVQTLENTPAIMHGGPFANIAHGCNSVRATRIALKLADYCITEAGFGSDLGAEKFMDIKCRLAGLHPSCIVLVATDRALKYNGGVPKADTSKPNLEALKKGIVNLGKHIENMRKYGVPVVVAINRFLTDPEDELSYIEQFCKENGADFALSEVFAKGGEGGRALAEKVVSACEKPSDFHPIYKEELSIEKKIEKIAKEIYGAEGVSYSKQAKKSLAEIKNLGGDKLPVCIAKTQYSLSDDASLLGRPQGFKITIRDLKISSGAGFVVAYAGDIMTMPGLPKVPAALKIDVAKNGKIEGLF from the coding sequence ATGCTGAGTGACATCGAAATTGCACAGCAAACAAAAATGCAGCCGATTGCAAAAATTGCTGCAAACCTTGGAATTCACGAAGAGGAACTGGAGCCATATGGCCGTTATAAAGCCAAGCTCAACCAGTCCCTTTTTGACCGTTTACAGGGAAAAACGGATGGAAAACTGGTTTTGGTAACCGCTATCAACCCGACACCGGCAGGAGAAGGAAAGACAACTACAACGGCAGGTCTTGGGGAAGCAATGGCTAAAATCGGAAAAAATGCGATTATTGCACTGCGGGAACCGAGTCTGGGCCCGGTTTTTGGAATTAAAGGCGGCGCTGCTGGTGGCGGCTATGCACAAGTTGTACCGATGGAGGATATCAATCTTCATTTTACCGGTGATATGCACGCCATTACTGCGGCAAATAATTTGCTCTGCGCGATGCTTGATAACCATATGCATCAAGGAAATCAGCTTGGAATCGATTCCAGAAGAATCTTGATTACACGCTGCATGGATATGAATGACCGTGCTTTGCGTAATGTTGTGATCGGTCTGGGCGGCAAAATCAACGGCGTTCCGCGCGAAGACCATTTCTGTATTACTGTTGCGAGTGAAGTCATGGCAATTTTCTGTCTGGCAAAAGATTTAATGGATCTTAAAGAAAGACTTTCTAAAATTCTAGTTGCTTATACATTTGACGGCAAACCGGTTTATGCAGGGGATCTTCATGCCGAGGGTGCGATGACAGCACTGCTTAAAGACGCGATTAACCCCAATTTGGTGCAGACGCTCGAAAATACTCCGGCAATCATGCATGGCGGTCCATTCGCAAATATTGCGCACGGCTGCAACAGTGTGCGTGCAACCAGAATCGCTTTGAAGCTTGCAGATTACTGCATTACAGAGGCAGGATTCGGCAGTGACCTTGGCGCCGAGAAGTTTATGGATATCAAGTGCCGTCTTGCGGGACTTCATCCTTCCTGTATTGTGCTGGTGGCAACCGACCGTGCGCTGAAATACAACGGCGGAGTGCCAAAGGCGGATACCTCTAAACCGAATTTGGAAGCCCTTAAAAAGGGAATTGTTAACCTTGGAAAACATATTGAAAACATGAGAAAATATGGCGTGCCGGTCGTGGTTGCGATCAACCGGTTCCTCACAGATCCGGAGGATGAGCTTTCTTATATTGAGCAGTTCTGTAAAGAGAATGGGGCGGATTTTGCTCTGTCCGAAGTTTTTGCAAAAGGCGGAGAAGGCGGACGGGCTCTGGCAGAAAAAGTGGTTTCTGCCTGTGAAAAGCCTTCTGATTTTCATCCGATTTATAAGGAAGAGCTTTCTATTGAGAAAAAAATTGAGAAGATTGCAAAAGAAATCTATGGGGCAGAGGGAGTTTCCTATTCTAAGCAGGCGAAAAAATCCCTTGCAGAAATTAAAAATCTTGGCGGGGACAAATTGCCGGTCTGCATTGCAAAGACACAGTACAGTCTTTCTGACGATGCGTCTCTGTTGGGACGTCCGCAGGGATTTAAGATTACAATCCGTGATCTGAAAATTTCCAGCGGTGCCGGATTTGTTGTGGCCTACGCGGGGGATATTATGACAATGCCTGGTTTGCCGAAGGTACCTGCTGCTTTGAAGATCGATGTTGCAAAAAATGGAAAAATTGAGGGATTGTTCTAA
- the tsaE gene encoding tRNA(NNU) t(6)A37 threonylcarbamoyladenosine modification; ADP binding protein (Evidence 2a : Function from experimental evidences in other organisms; PubMedId : 12682299, 17005971, 19246765, 19376873, 19578062, 20701780, 20824107, 21183954, 21285948, 22378793, 23072323; Product type e : enzyme): MKPFLSHSPEETEAFGRQIAEQLKGGEVLALFGPMGMGKTAFTRGVCAGLGIINGVCSPTFALVHCYEGRLPVYHFDMYRVDGWDDLSSTGYFDYLESNGVLIIEWSENIEAALPETAVRITIEPGEKENDRIFTIEGL, translated from the coding sequence ATGAAACCCTTTTTAAGTCATTCTCCGGAGGAGACCGAAGCATTTGGACGCCAAATTGCGGAGCAGTTAAAAGGCGGAGAGGTGCTTGCCCTTTTTGGACCGATGGGAATGGGAAAAACTGCGTTTACGCGGGGCGTGTGCGCAGGGCTTGGAATTATAAATGGTGTTTGCAGCCCCACTTTTGCATTGGTGCATTGCTATGAGGGAAGGCTCCCCGTTTACCATTTTGATATGTATCGGGTAGACGGCTGGGACGATCTTTCTTCTACCGGATATTTTGATTATCTGGAGTCTAATGGTGTGCTGATTATTGAGTGGAGTGAAAATATCGAAGCGGCGCTGCCGGAAACTGCAGTGCGGATTACGATTGAACCCGGAGAAAAAGAGAATGATCGTATTTTTACAATAGAAGGGCTGTGA
- a CDS encoding putative Inactive homolog of metal-dependent proteases, molecular chaperone (Evidence 3 : Putative function from multiple computational evidences) — protein sequence MKLLAIDASAGAASACVWEEGKVLGENYINTRLTHSQTLMPMIDGVLQYTKISLSEIDAFAVSAGPGSFTGVRIAVSSIKGISMATGKPCVSVSTLEAMAQNLLVLPCTACCVMDARCGQVYNALFSIEDGKVRRLCEDRALSIKELAEECAGLSEPLVLVGDGAQLCAKSPEFIEINARLSPEPIQYQRASGVARVAAEKILRGETVTARELQPVYLRSPQAERSLRLKNKKV from the coding sequence GTGAAATTGTTGGCAATTGATGCTTCTGCAGGGGCGGCTTCTGCCTGCGTCTGGGAAGAAGGAAAGGTACTTGGAGAAAATTATATCAATACGCGTCTGACTCATAGCCAGACCTTGATGCCGATGATTGACGGTGTTTTACAGTATACCAAGATTTCGCTTTCCGAAATTGATGCATTTGCAGTTTCTGCCGGTCCCGGATCTTTTACTGGGGTGCGCATTGCGGTTTCCAGCATTAAGGGCATTTCTATGGCAACTGGAAAGCCATGTGTTTCTGTTTCAACACTCGAAGCGATGGCGCAAAATCTTTTGGTGCTGCCCTGCACTGCATGCTGTGTAATGGATGCTCGCTGCGGGCAGGTTTATAATGCTCTGTTTTCCATTGAAGATGGAAAAGTGCGGCGCCTTTGTGAAGACCGTGCTTTGTCGATCAAAGAACTTGCAGAAGAATGTGCCGGCCTGTCGGAACCATTGGTTTTAGTTGGAGACGGTGCACAGCTTTGCGCAAAGTCGCCGGAGTTTATAGAAATTAATGCGCGTCTTTCCCCTGAACCAATTCAGTATCAGAGAGCGTCTGGGGTAGCACGGGTAGCAGCAGAAAAAATTTTACGCGGTGAAACGGTAACAGCTCGGGAACTTCAGCCGGTTTATCTTCGGTCACCTCAAGCAGAGCGCAGTTTGCGCCTAAAAAACAAAAAAGTTTGA